DNA sequence from the Glycine soja cultivar W05 chromosome 18, ASM419377v2, whole genome shotgun sequence genome:
CtggtaggaaaatttgattgcgcttctctcccaagatacgacaacccgttggttccgattgtgtgcagcgaaaggatccccgaaccttctaaacaccaatgctcttgctctaaaaaataagtttttatagaaaaagaaagagaagatgtTTGGGAGAAAGGAACGAAGTTATCTGCTTGTGTTGTTCTTttctagaaaagaaaaaagagatatatataggcaCAGATCACCTTGTGTAGCAAACAAAAACATGATCGTTGCAAATATGACTATTGAAAACCAACCTATAGTTGTTGAAACAAACGTAATAAActagttgactcattaaaacaaaatcttaagaaaatttaaaataaatagtttattttataaaatagaattaatataattaatatatatttataaattttaaattaaaacacaaatatttaccaacattcccccacataatttaaaattttaaaatatattttctaaaagataatttgtataGAAACATAAGAGAAAGAGCATGCGATATTGTATTTCAGTATAACGAACCTTCCGAGTTTGAACAttatacctagtgtttatgaacttccacccgagaaaaatgtagtgacGTAATTGTTTTGAACTACACATTCTTTAACCGGATTTTAGTAGACAACCCCTACAATATTGACGTTCAATTAGGTTCTAATCAGTGGTAGCACGTTACATGACTCTATGCTTGTATCTTGTTTTGTGAGTGTCACTTAGAGATTAACCCATATCTCACAGTGGTGGccccaccaccacactcactaggtgaatcctcaaagagtggtttgtgacccccacccctacaataattgtcatcggattcattaagaggtttttttttataccaaaaaatacacctatataaatacctcaaccttaatattgccacaatttataatacacctcgtcataggaatgagaaacaaaacaactccgccaaattttattttggtgtactttagtcaacaaacaattttgttgctacccgttgaactccattcatgggatcaccaatcacacggagacaggtgtccattgttgtaactaaataatgggcTTTAGTCTCATTCCTCTCGATGACTCAAGTACTTGTTGATGCGTCAACCCTTTTGTAAGCAGATCCgtaatattattttctgacctgacaaagtcaagagaaatgacaccatgataaatcaaatttcttatagacttatgtctcactcttaagtgtcttcttttttcattaaaacttTGCTAGTCACTTTAGATATAGCAAtttgactatcacaatgcaATGGAATTGGAGGTATACGCTTATTCAACAATGACAAATCgcataatacatttttaagaaattcagtCTCACTAGTAGAAGTATTTAAAGCAATAATTTTTGCTTTCatgtgaaataataatttgtctagTAGATTTTCATGATACTACACAACCAGCTAAAGCAAAGACATAACTGCATGTGCAATATCAGACAGGCCTAGAGAAGTTTGTCAAATGCAACAAAGAATCGATActttgagaatatttatgtgaagaaattcctttactcgaatttttctttaacttgatGGATGAGTCATAAGGAGTAAAAGCATGTTTcgcatcaaaataattaaacttcttcaatAGCTTTTCAACATAATAAGATTGGATAAAAGTCAtgccatcatttttctttataagcttAATTCCCAAAATCACATCTACTTGACCAAGGTCTTTTATGTCAAAGTTTCTAAACAATAAGGacttcacatcatttatgaaatgcatattactaccaaatatcaatatgttatccagatacaaacataaaatgacacatccattatcatcaaattgtttcacatatacacatttatcactatcattaatttgaaaatcatacaaaagaataacttaatcaaacttttgtgtcattgctttggagcttgtttcaaaccatataaagatttaacgatttattttttaaggaaacagattttcaaagaaaatgacATCTTTAGATTGCATAATAgtaacattagaaattttagtcaCTTCTGAATTAACAACTAAGAATCTATAAGaagtattatgtaaaaaatttccaacaaaatacaattaagatttttttttcaattttccttttcttattaatagggaTATTAACCTTTAATAGACACCCCCACACTTTAAGGTATTTCATATttggttctctttttctccatagctcataaagatgttttttaaattttttttataaggtacTCTATTAAGAATACCACATGCAGAATGTAAAGCTTCACcaaagtgtttattttattgtttttgtgtgttatattttcacatgcttatcttttatcaatgagttatatataaagagaCAATAAGTCAACATGTAGCAACAAAATAtttgtagtaataataataatgttaaacaatagaaattaaaaaacgaAACAACAAACGTCGTGATTTTAAAGACTTGTGTTCATAGGATCATTTGACCAAGTAAAAGATAACTTTATAAGGCAAGAATGAAAGTAGTgagatgtttttagtttttcacataaactaattctaaaagcattttaccttaaacaaaaatacaattgacaaagaaaatatttttcaacaatctcatactaatttaaaatttcaggaaataaaataatataataaaaacatttttaatgaaacataatgcattgcattttcacccgtaatttttttcttggctaatcagaaaatgacaaaatcatattcatgatAAACATTTTGATAAGATAGAATGCTACAGCAGAAaagactatgcaagaagaaagtgaaataaCTTTTCTCTCTATGATTGTTgggaacaaattaaaataaaatgaaagaaataaataagaagaagatgcatagtcttgaattaaataacaaaataacagtagcGAAATAATTTGATTGACACCACATAAATCAACAATgcaatatatatcatacaataagaacaatgaaaataaattaggggaagaaaaatatagtctgggttgaagcgcgtaaaTGTTATCCTTAAAGGGAAAACGCCTCACTGCCCTCATAGAAAAATTCGATTGtgctcctctcccaagatacgacaactCATTGGTTTCGATCGTGTGCAGCGAAGAGATCCCCGAACCTTctgaacaccaatgctcttactctaaaaaataagtttttataggaaaagaaagagaagatatTTGGGAGAAAGGAACGAAGTTATCTACTTGTgttgttcttttttaaaaaagaaaatagagatatatataggcatGGATCACCTTgtgcaacaaacaaaaatataaaacaagcgtaacaaactagttgactcattaaaacaaaatcttaagaaaatctaaaataaatagtttattttataaaatagaattaatatatatttataaattttaaattaaaacacaaatatctAGCAACACAAGGTAATAGTCATGAGCATAACACATAAAATCCAGAACTAAGGGTAATGGATGAATTCAAAACACAAATACACTATCATGGAGAATGTTGGCGTGAATTTCTACTTTCATTACCCATTTTTACCTTTTGCTTAAGCCGATTAATAAGTGTCTAGAGAACTGTCCCCTTGATCCAccctaaaacaatttaaaaaggtCGTCATCGCTGTCATGCCCTTCCCCTGCTTTCttgtgaagttttttttttttatccacaaaaaattatctttgatttccacaaataataaaaaaaagaggaaaaaaaaaacacttcacaagaAAGCTTGAGAAGCAGTTCATAAATTCTTGGACTGCATAACCTTATTGACAATACAAGCAAGATGCACACTGCATATAACAACAGTCCTCTAGTCAAAAAAGCAAATTAAGGACAATACCTATCCCTAGCCATATGAATATTCACTAATTTACTAACAATTctataaacaaaaattcattatttagtTGTATTGTAGGGAGCCGTACGAACACAAACTCCCACTGTCTAAAAATATGACATAGGATCTCCTTCTAGAGGAAGGAGACCTTAGACCAGCACCCTTCCAAGTGCAATGAAGGTCACCTGTCTAGGTCACGGACCTTCTTGTTAGCCCATTGGCCCGGTCCAGGTATGTATGCTTCAATGCTGCTAATCAGGCTTGTTTTGTATACTTGCTTCTATAAACATCTCTCAGCTTCTTTCCATGTGGGACTCATCTACATATACTTTTAACATATACATACTCAGCAGCCGCGTTCATCATGGGACTCAGCTGCTACACATCACTTTACAATGAAACATATCTTTTCAAATTGGGTAAACTTCATTCCAGGCTTAGATTAgttgaatttcaaaacaaaaatttgcaGCATAAAGCTCtccaattattttaaatgtaagcttttcagataaaatatataatctaGTCTCTTACACGTGAATCTGAACTGATGCATATATAAATCATAGACACAAACATATAACAGTTTGAAACAACATACTGCACCTAACTGTTATCTATGTCTCATATTTGTATGTATACTTGTTTAGCTAACAAATGCATTATATGCATTTTTTGACCTGAGAAGCAATGGGTGCAGATAGCAGCAGAACCAACAATATTACTCCGAAGTCCTAACAAGTGTGCTTAATGTTTATGCACAAAATGGAATGGCCAGATGCACCCCAGGGCACAGTTATCATGTTGAAATTCAACAAATCCTTTCCTAATTCTTGAGAAGTATCTGTCCTGCCAATAACCCTTCAATATATTCATCCAAACAATAAAAGGAGGGggtaaaaacaaaaactagatGGAGCAATTGTAAAACGATGATCTAAGAAGAAAATTGTGTACAAACTAAAAATGAACTGTAAGACTTATAAACTTAAGCAGAGAGCACTCTTGGTCAATGTTGCATTCTCAAAAAGGACCAAACAAGtactttttttccaaaataaagaTTTAGCAACAAAACTAGGGATGGTCCTAATGAAGTCTCACCCCCAAAACTTTGTTTATCAATGCATCTCAGTCATTCCTCAACTCTTGTGTCCCAGTGTTTGAGCCTGAAGGTTTTGGTTGTCTTCTAAGAGTCTATCATATTCAAGCAGTAGATCTGCAGCTTGCTTTTGGAGGGAAGCAACATGTGCTTCGGCGGTCTCAACTTTCTTATCCTTCTCTTCAGATTCCAATTTTATCTTTTCCAAACTTTTGGACAGATGTGAAAGTTCTTCCTTTAGCTGTTTAATCTCCTTGGATGCTTTCTCATCCTTTTCTTTAAGTTGGACAGTTTCTTTTTTAAGGTTTTCCAATTCTTCTTTTGAAGCTCCCGCATTACTCCTTAAATTAATAAGCTTTTGAAGATAATGGTGGGTACGATCAATTAGGAATCCAAGGAATAATGTAAAACCTGCAAGACCATATTAATTCATGTAAGACAAGATAATCTAGTTTAAGATGTATGCTTATTCTAAGGGCCTGTTTGGTCTCAGGAAATgtttttatctcattttctgttttcacaaATAACTACAAGTGTCactttattttcactttatttcctgttttttgtaattaattactaatgaaaacaaaatcatttCCTTAAACTAAACAGGCCCTAAGAAACATACAAGAAAATTGGTGTCCAGTGTCCTCACAGCATCAAACTGAACAAGGCCTAGAAATAAAAGTATAAGATTGTACAGGCATCAAGCTTATTATAAACTCAAGTACAGAATAAACTTGAACAATAGAATACATATGCCAACGTGGCAATTGGGAAACTAAAACACCATATCTCTACCAAAAAATAAGTACATAAAACATCATAACAGCAGATGCAGATACTTCCAATACTTATCCTATAATATTTGGTCTATACTTCAAATTCTACAAGTGTCAGAACCTTAGTTATGAAAGTCAATGGAGGAAAACCCACCTAATAGTATATACTTTATCCATATTTTAAGAAGTGTAACACAAGACCGAAAAAATCCCTGATCAGAACTTCTGAAATTTCTACAAACAACTCTAACTAAAAACACAGTACAAAAACCAATAGAATAAAACCCATATAATAGTATTTACCATGCATTTGGCACACATTAAGAAGCATTAATTGGTATTATTACATCATCCTAATTATGTTTTGACCTGCATGGGTATTTCTCCAACCCGATGATCGTGAAGCATGAGACGAATAATACCAGTAAATGATGTTTTATATTACCATTCAACCAAAAGCCCATATCAGCTTATTCAATTTTATACACTGCTTAATCAGCTGTTTTCAATACTGCCACCAAAAGTCAAAATCATGGTCTTTAATGTAACATTGCAGTTTTACAATTTTCTGAAGGCTGGGCAATCCTGATTTCATGTTGCAGCTCATTTTGTGGGAACTTTGGAATCAAATGAACTTACATGTAAGATCACTTAAAACACCCGATCTTAACGTGCTTCATGAAAccctttttttcattaaaaaaagtctaccctctagttttttttaaccCATCAAATGTAAATTCTAAGGCAGCACAATCTGCCTCATTTGTCTTCATTTTCTGCCTctttttcatttcatcttttctCTCCAAAAATTCTGGTCTACGGGTTTGTCTTCATTGTCTCACTCTCTTcgttttgtcttgtttggttcTGAGTTCATCTAGGTTCCTCTCTGACTGGCCGCTTCTTCAAAAGTTCTGTTCTGGACTTGGGTTCGTGTTCTTCTGTTCAGAGTTCACCAGCACAAATGTGACATGGACACTCCAACACCTAATGTCCAAAGTATAGCACACACCAAGACCCCCCCCACATTGCATATTCACCTTTTTTCCATGATAATGAGACCCTCGTAAGTTGCCTTTTCTAAGATGAATGCTTTCTTTTAGTACCAAAGTATGGCCACCTATATGGAGGTGTTGGCTCAActaaagccaacaaaaaataattttttaaatgtacaCCTATTAATTAAGGGTTAAATTTCATCGTAATTAAAACCAATAGCCCAAGAACAACCACCTCCACAAATGTCTACCAGAATAGGCGGTGATTCATGAAGATGGGCTACAGGCTTTGATACCTTGTTAGCTTTAATCTTAAAACAAATTGAcattaagtgaagttgtccaACAAATATATAAGCTACACTCCAAGAATTGAGGCaggcgatgtgggacttcccaaCGATAATGGTGCCCAACATGTGTTGGACAGGTGTTGGGAAAGTGTCGATGTTGGACACATGTCTGAAATTCCAACACTTCGAACAAGAGAAATGCCAATGCTTTGTACGCTCTGGTTCATAGTGAACTCACTATTCTGTTCTGATCTGTTCACCGTGCTACTGCTGCAGACTGGTTGGAAATGTCTTCCAGTGGGAAATATTTGACAACTTCATATATACacgattttgttctttgttcttTTTGTTTACAACTATCATTTTTCCAatcttatgtttttatatttggAATTGTTAGGTTGTGATTTATGAGTTTTATGCATTTTCAATTTAAGTTTACTTTTATTAGTGATTTTAAGGTTATTTGCGGTATATGTTACTTttatgcatatatttttttaatataattttgcatTTTAGGTAAGATCATATGATCCATGCTATAATCCTATGATTTACGATATTTCATCCCCCTACTAATCTTGAGTAGGATCTAAATTCTGCTACATTGACTTTCgcattatgcttgctattactATCCTTGGggggaaattaatttatttcttaaaacatAGCAACACTATATAGTGTATAGTATGTACATATATTGAAATCACGATTCCCACATTTTAAGAAGTCTAAATTGACATATGGGAGTAGGTCAAATATCAGTTGGGTCTGAGACATGGAAATTCCCACATAGAGGCTCTCCTATTAATAATCTACCTTTTAGGAATTAGCTATCCTCTACATCAAGTGGTGTCAAAACCCAGTTTATCCACCCTGTGGAGTCAGGACTGGGTTCACTGCACTTTACAAATTGGCAGGATTGATGTAGTAGTTGAGTCCCATATCGGTTTAATGTTGAGGAACTCCCATTTACATAGGACCTCCTCGCCCCTAACAACATTACTCTTAAGAATGGGCTCTCATCTACTGAAGTTCTATGTGATATTAATATTCAGTACTCGTTTTATGTGCACCACAAAGTTATCAGGGAAGAAAGatcaataaacaaataaattaaagaataaatccAAAATCCGTGAGTTACGATTAATTTATACAAACATGTGTGTGATGTTACAGAAGTGATTTTAATCAGAATCAACTAAATATTCAATCACAAAATCTGGCAGATTTAAAATTACGAACTATTACTTCTATACATGTATAATGCATATGTGTAAGGTCCGGATCAGAATTTAGGAACAAAAAAGGTACTTTATATCGAAAAATGAAGAACATGAGAGCTAATCCATTTATAATGAGAATTCTCGAGCCCACAACCATCCTCTTctaacaccccccccccccccccccctcctccAATTTTATTCTCCTATTACAAATCTACAATTCCCTACTCCTGTGTATGGAACACCATGACTCATGAGCACCAAATAAGACACGGTTAAATTCAGGAAGAATAAGAATCAGAACTATGCGGAGTAATAATGagacaaaaagaatttttatatgTCAATTTTCTAATAGCAACTTAATAATGACCAATATTCCTTCAGTTTCTTTGTAAATtgaagagattataaatatatattttctaaaacaagTTCAATGACAGAGCTCAAATCAAACAGTTATACAGAGATATTAATAAATCAAC
Encoded proteins:
- the LOC114394858 gene encoding uncharacterized protein LOC114394858 — encoded protein: MIQLLFMVIFVEGVLAFLLLVKIGPLRDLVIKSLDQLKMGKGPATVKTIAGTMSVILLSSLMSIVKIQNKGAKLGTMSPMDQVLWRTHLLEASLMGFTLFLGFLIDRTHHYLQKLINLRSNAGASKEELENLKKETVQLKEKDEKASKEIKQLKEELSHLSKSLEKIKLESEEKDKKVETAEAHVASLQKQAADLLLEYDRLLEDNQNLQAQTLGHKS